A single window of Nicotiana tomentosiformis chromosome 1, ASM39032v3, whole genome shotgun sequence DNA harbors:
- the LOC104117399 gene encoding WD-40 repeat-containing protein MSI2-like: protein MTEAEMEAAGGTEEEVEEEFSVWKKNTPLLYDLVICHALEWPSLTVQWLPSAAVDSGSFLTHKLILGTHTSDDFPNYLMVANVHLPRNPASGLEHNLSNPQIPKVEIVQKIHVDGEVNRGRCMPQKPAVVAAKTSSAEVYVFDSGKQPLDHERGSCDPDVRLRGHDKEGYGLSWSPFKEGYLLSGSDDRKICLWDVSAMPHHKVLLAHHTYEEHADVVDDVSWHPKNENLFGSVGDDCRLIIWDLRTNKSQHSVVVHEKEVNYLSFNSYNEWVLATASSDSTVGLFDMRKLSTPLHVFGSHTDEVFQVEWDPNHETVLASSAGDRRLMVWDLNRIGDEQLEGEAEDGPSELLFSHGGHKAKISDFSWNKNEPWVITSVAEDNTIQVWQMAESIYHDDDDNGDC, encoded by the exons ATGACAGAAGCAGAAATGGAGGCGGCGGGAGGAACGGAAGAAGAAGTGGAAGAGGAATTCTCCGTTTGGAAGAAGAACACGCCGTTACTTTACGACCTTGTCATCTGTCATGCCCTTGAATGGCCTTCTCTCACCGTTCAATGGCTTCCGTCAGCTGCCGTCGACAGCGGTTCCTTTTTAACGCACAAGCTCATTCTAGGGACCCACACTTCCGATGATTTCCCCAATTATCTCATGGTCGCTAACGTCCATCTTCCCCGTAATCCTGCTTCAGGACTCGAACACAATCTCAGTAACCCTCAAATCCCTAAG GTAGAGatagtacaaaagatacatgttGATGGAGAAGTGAATAGGGGTAGATGTATGCCACAAAAGCCAGCTGTAGTTGCGGCAAAGACCAGTAGCGCTGAAGTTTATGTCTTTGACAGTGGTAAACAGCCACTCGATCATGAAAGGGGATCTTGCGATCCTGATGTTAGACTTAGAGGGCATGATAAAGAAGGTTATGGCTTATCGTGGAGCCCATTTAAAGAGGGTTATCTTTTGAGTGGTTCGGATGATCGAAAGATTTGTTTGTGGGATGTTTCTGCAATGCCTCATCATAAAGTGCTTCTGGCCCATCATACATATGAG GAACATGCAGATGTAGTTGATGATGTGTCGTGGCATCCAAAGAATGAGAACCTATTTGGTTCTGTTGGAGATGATTGTCGTCTGATCATTTGGGACTTGAGGACAAACAAATCTCAACACTCTGTTGTAGTGCACGAGAAAGAG GTGAATTATTTATCCTTCAACTCGTATAATGAGTGGGTTCTTGCTACAGCATCATCAGATAGTACTGTCGGTCTGTTCGACATGCGAAAGCTGAGCACTCCATTGCACGTGTTTGGTAGTCACAC GGATGAGGTATTTCAGGTAGAATGGGATCCTAATCATGAGACCGTACTGgcatcttcagctggtgatagaAGGTTGATGGTCTGGGATCTTAACAG GATTGGTGACGAGCAATTGGAAGGGGAAGCTGAAGATGGGCCCTCTGAACTTCTCTTCTCTCATGGTGGTCACAAAGCAAAGATTTCTGACTTTTCATGGAACAAGAACGAGCCATGGGTCATTACAAGTGTTGCAGAAGACAATACTATCCAAGTGTGGCAGATGGCTGAGAGCATCTACCATGATGACGATGACAATGGCGACTGCTGA
- the LOC104117398 gene encoding basic leucine zipper 23-like isoform X1 produces MTLLATTFGIAMMADGELEFSNQEMLSSSNFGEFSSSMDSFFNEILKDTHACTHAHTCNPPGPDNSHTHTCYHVHTKIVPPSEEDEDKNPSDDTAESSEKKGKKRPVGNKEAVRKYREKKKARAASLEDEVIRLRAINQQLFKRLQGQAVLEAEVARLKCLLVDIRGRIEGEIGSFPYQKPMKSGNVYQNVVNPNIPGSYVVNSCNLQCDDQVYCLHPGAEVKISDGTVLNGQGFNNCEFETLQCLGNQTSGMEEVPCPVDNGTPTPTANTSGRSKRKGGARTTTAS; encoded by the exons A TGACCCTTCTGGCTACCACTTTTGGGATTGCTATGATGGCTGATGGAGAGCTGGAATTTTCTAACCAAGAAATGTTATCAAGTTCGAATTTTGGTGAATTTAGTAGTTCCATGGACAGCTTTTTCAATGAGATTCTCAAGGATACGCATGCCTGCACTCACGCCCACACTTGCAACCCGCCTGGCCCTGATAATTCTCACACACACACTTGTTACCATGTTCACACCAAAATTGTGCCTCCCTCGGAGGAGGACGAGGATAAGAACCCCAGTGATGATACTGCAGAGTCTTCAGAGAAGAAAGGAAAGAAACGACCTGTGGGTAATAAGGAAGCCGTTCGAAAGTATCGTGAGAAAAAGAAGGCTCGGGCTGCTTCGTTAGAGGATGAGGTTATCAGATTGAGGGCTATAAATCAGCAACTATTCAAGAGGCTGCAGGGTCAGGCTGTATTGGAAGCTGAGGTTGCTAGGCTCAAGTGCTTGCTTGTCGACATCCGAGGAAGGATTGAAGGGGAAATTGGATCATTTCCATACCAGAAGCCGATGAAGAGTGGCAATGTATATCAGAACGTAGTTAATCCTAACATTCCTGGATCATATGTGGTGAACTCTTGCAACCTACAATGTGATGATCAGGTTTATTGCCTCCATCCAGGTGCAGAAGTTAAAATCTCAGACGGCACTGTATTAAATGGACAAGGCTTCAATAACTGTGAATTTGAGACTCTCCAATGCTTGGGTAATCAAACCTCTGGAATGGAGGAGGTTCCTTGTCCTGTGGATAATGGCACACCTACTCCTACTGCCAACACTTCTGGTCGAAGCAAGAGAAAAG GAGGCGCACGTACAACAACAGCAAGTTGA
- the LOC138907041 gene encoding uncharacterized protein produces MEDIFKVKQGDTELLREFVDRFQRERMMLPQVTDNWTVMAFASNLNEKSSEATRRLKESLREFLATKWNDVYNRYEPYMGPAGRDSRSKQENIWSNPRSRHKDAGSSSRFRNGRDARGSDSDTDTRIGDYSFNVSTFELVAVLRSMGDKVRWPKEMRSNPSKRNSDFWYEFHNDHGHKTTDCRLLQGEVEHLLKQGYLTDLFSEKGKQSYMKNRQEPPKPPSPKRTVNVISGGEEVNGVIYTAAKKTSKVTITHGKRVRHVLDEDIITFDDADADGLLIPHNDALVISLLVHDTNVKQVLIDPSSSINIILLRVVNEM; encoded by the exons ATGGAAGACATCTTTAAGGTAAAACAAGGAGATACAGAGTTACTCAGGGAATTTGTGGATAGATTTCAACGTGAAAGGATGATGCTACCACAAGTAACTGATAATTGGACAGTTATGGCATTCGCAAGCAATTTAAATGAAAAAAGTTCAGAAGCTACGAGAAGACTTAAGGAAAGTTTGCGAGAATTTCTAGCTACAAAATGGAATGATGTGTACAACAG GTACGAACCTTACATGGGACCTGCGGGACGGGATTCACGGTCTAAACAGGAAAACATATGGTCTAACCCTAGATCAAGGCACAAAGATGCGGGTTCATCATCTAGGTTCAGAAATGGACGAGATGCGCGAGGCAGTGATTCTGACACAGACACAAGGATTGGAGATTACAGTTTCAATGTCAGCACTTTCGAATTGGTAGCTGTTTTAAGAAGTATGGGAGATAAGGTACGGTGGCCTAaagaaatgagatcaaacccgaGCAAAAGAAATTCAGATTTCTGGTATGAGTTTCACAACGATCATGGCCATAAAACAACAGATTGTAGATTATTACAAGGTGAAGTTGAGCATTTATTAAAGCAGGGTTATTTAACTGACCTGTTCAGTGAGAAAGGCAAGCAATCCTATATGAAGAATAGACAAGAGCCTCCAAAACCTCCGTCTCCAAAGAGAACAGTCAATGTGATAAGCGGGGGAGAAGAGGTCAATGGTGTGATATATACAGCTGCAAAAAAGACGTCGAAAGTCACGATTACTCATGGAAAGCGAGTTCGCCATGTTTTGGATGAAGACATTATAACATTTGATGATGCAGATGCGGATGGCTTGTTAATTCCTCATAATGATGCGCTGGTAATATCTTTGCTTGtacatgatactaatgtaaaacAAGTTTTGATTGATCCAAGTAGCTCCATAAATATTATTCTTCTAAGGGTGGTGAATGAAATGTAA
- the LOC104117398 gene encoding basic leucine zipper 23-like isoform X3, translated as MMADGELEFSNQEMLSSSNFGEFSSSMDSFFNEILKDTHACTHAHTCNPPGPDNSHTHTCYHVHTKIVPPSEEDEDKNPSDDTAESSEKKGKKRPVGNKEAVRKYREKKKARAASLEDEVIRLRAINQQLFKRLQGQAVLEAEVARLKCLLVDIRGRIEGEIGSFPYQKPMKSGNVYQNVVNPNIPGSYVVNSCNLQCDDQVYCLHPGAEVKISDGTVLNGQGFNNCEFETLQCLGNQTSGMEEVPCPVDNGTPTPTANTSGRSKRKGGARTTTAS; from the exons ATGATGGCTGATGGAGAGCTGGAATTTTCTAACCAAGAAATGTTATCAAGTTCGAATTTTGGTGAATTTAGTAGTTCCATGGACAGCTTTTTCAATGAGATTCTCAAGGATACGCATGCCTGCACTCACGCCCACACTTGCAACCCGCCTGGCCCTGATAATTCTCACACACACACTTGTTACCATGTTCACACCAAAATTGTGCCTCCCTCGGAGGAGGACGAGGATAAGAACCCCAGTGATGATACTGCAGAGTCTTCAGAGAAGAAAGGAAAGAAACGACCTGTGGGTAATAAGGAAGCCGTTCGAAAGTATCGTGAGAAAAAGAAGGCTCGGGCTGCTTCGTTAGAGGATGAGGTTATCAGATTGAGGGCTATAAATCAGCAACTATTCAAGAGGCTGCAGGGTCAGGCTGTATTGGAAGCTGAGGTTGCTAGGCTCAAGTGCTTGCTTGTCGACATCCGAGGAAGGATTGAAGGGGAAATTGGATCATTTCCATACCAGAAGCCGATGAAGAGTGGCAATGTATATCAGAACGTAGTTAATCCTAACATTCCTGGATCATATGTGGTGAACTCTTGCAACCTACAATGTGATGATCAGGTTTATTGCCTCCATCCAGGTGCAGAAGTTAAAATCTCAGACGGCACTGTATTAAATGGACAAGGCTTCAATAACTGTGAATTTGAGACTCTCCAATGCTTGGGTAATCAAACCTCTGGAATGGAGGAGGTTCCTTGTCCTGTGGATAATGGCACACCTACTCCTACTGCCAACACTTCTGGTCGAAGCAAGAGAAAAG GAGGCGCACGTACAACAACAGCAAGTTGA